A region of Acidobacteriota bacterium DNA encodes the following proteins:
- a CDS encoding NAD(P)-binding domain-containing protein: MNASPQLPVAIVGAGPVGLTAAAHLLSRRQPFIVLEAGGEVGAAIREWGHVAMFSPWRYTADREARRLLEATGWQAPPDEALPTGNELVDRYVAPLGRHPAIAPHVRLNARVTAIGRKDFDKVRTKGRDEQPFEVHLESGEVIEARAVIDASGTWRHPNPAGSSGLAVPGERDNADRIAYGIPDVAGAARARYAGKKVMVVGSGHSAFNVVLDLLTLAAQAPGTDVTWVMRRENLETVWGGGAADQLEARGALGARAKRAVEAGQLTVLSPYRIRAIARTGGGLAITGARRGVEFTVHADEMIVCTGFRPDLAMLSEVRIGMDPWLECTSALGPLIDPNEHSCGSVRPHGATELAHPERDFFVIGMKSYGRAPTFLLATGFEQARSVVAQLSGDFAAAARVELELPETGVCNTTLADGAAGCCDGPAPAEVDACCVKDADAKMAGLSGCGCGTQPEPPELLQIGALART; the protein is encoded by the coding sequence ATGAACGCGAGTCCGCAACTACCAGTCGCAATTGTCGGCGCAGGCCCGGTGGGCCTCACGGCGGCGGCGCACCTGCTGTCCCGGCGCCAGCCCTTCATCGTGCTCGAAGCCGGTGGGGAAGTGGGCGCCGCCATTCGCGAGTGGGGCCACGTGGCGATGTTTTCGCCGTGGCGCTACACCGCCGACCGGGAGGCGCGACGCCTCCTTGAAGCCACCGGGTGGCAGGCGCCGCCAGACGAGGCCCTGCCGACCGGTAACGAACTGGTGGACCGCTACGTGGCGCCGCTCGGGCGTCATCCGGCGATTGCGCCGCATGTGCGGCTGAACGCGCGGGTCACGGCCATCGGCCGCAAAGACTTCGACAAGGTCCGCACGAAGGGCCGCGACGAGCAACCGTTCGAGGTGCATCTCGAATCGGGCGAGGTGATCGAAGCCCGCGCGGTGATTGACGCCAGCGGGACCTGGCGCCATCCCAACCCGGCCGGGTCGAGCGGCCTGGCGGTGCCTGGGGAGCGTGACAACGCCGATCGCATTGCCTACGGCATTCCCGATGTTGCCGGCGCCGCCCGAGCCCGCTATGCGGGCAAGAAGGTAATGGTTGTCGGCAGCGGACACTCGGCGTTCAACGTCGTGCTCGACTTGCTGACGCTCGCGGCACAGGCGCCGGGGACTGACGTGACCTGGGTGATGCGGCGCGAGAACCTGGAGACGGTGTGGGGCGGCGGGGCGGCAGATCAACTCGAGGCGCGCGGAGCGCTCGGTGCGCGCGCGAAGCGAGCCGTCGAAGCCGGGCAATTGACGGTGCTCAGTCCGTATCGCATTCGTGCCATTGCCCGCACTGGTGGCGGACTGGCGATCACGGGCGCGCGTCGCGGGGTCGAGTTCACGGTCCATGCCGACGAGATGATCGTGTGCACGGGCTTCCGGCCGGACCTGGCCATGCTGAGCGAAGTCCGGATCGGCATGGATCCCTGGCTCGAATGCACGTCGGCGCTCGGGCCGCTGATCGATCCGAACGAGCACAGTTGTGGCAGCGTCCGCCCGCACGGCGCGACCGAACTGGCGCATCCCGAGAGGGATTTCTTCGTCATCGGGATGAAGAGCTACGGCCGTGCACCGACGTTCCTGCTGGCGACCGGCTTCGAGCAGGCCCGATCGGTCGTCGCTCAACTTTCGGGCGACTTCGCGGCGGCTGCTCGCGTCGAGCTCGAGCTGCCGGAAACCGGTGTGTGCAACACCACCCTCGCCGACGGCGCGGCGGGCTGCTGCGACGGGCCGGCCCCGGCCGAAGTGGACGCCTGCTGCGTGAAGGACGCCGACGCGAAGATGGCGGGTCTGAGCGGGTGTGGCTGCGGCACACAGCCGGAGCCGCCGGAGTTGCTGCAGATCGGCGCGCTCGCCCGCACATGA
- a CDS encoding metalloregulator ArsR/SmtB family transcription factor: protein MSAPCCSAKPAPKVKDLEALTGVYAALADSTRLRILALLRDGEVCVCDIHASLDVPQPTASRHLAYLRKAGLVDARRDGTWMHYRLTPIDNPVVAAVVDAALHALSHTAASVTDERRLQVARKAS, encoded by the coding sequence ATGTCAGCCCCCTGCTGCTCGGCCAAACCGGCGCCGAAAGTGAAGGATCTCGAGGCCTTGACCGGCGTCTATGCAGCGCTGGCGGACTCGACCCGCCTGCGCATTCTCGCGCTGCTGCGCGACGGCGAGGTCTGCGTGTGCGACATCCACGCCAGCCTTGACGTGCCGCAGCCCACCGCGTCGCGCCACCTCGCCTACCTGCGCAAGGCCGGCCTGGTCGATGCCAGGCGTGATGGCACCTGGATGCACTATCGGCTGACGCCGATCGACAACCCGGTCGTGGCTGCCGTGGTCGATGCGGCGCTGCATGCCCTGTCGCATACCGCCGCCAGCGTGACCGACGAGCGGCGCCTGCAGGTGGCGCGCAAGGCCTCGTGA
- a CDS encoding arsenate reductase ArsC produces the protein MITVLFACVHNAGRSQIAAALFNRAADPVKARAISAGTQPADRVHPEVVAVMGEMGIDLSAEQPQKFTETLAAQAQWLITMGCGDECPVVPGTRRDDWPLPDPKGQPPAIVRNIVDDIDRRVRALVQANGWP, from the coding sequence GTGATCACCGTCCTGTTCGCGTGCGTGCACAACGCCGGCCGGTCGCAGATCGCGGCGGCCCTGTTCAACCGCGCCGCCGATCCGGTCAAGGCTCGCGCGATTTCCGCCGGCACGCAGCCGGCCGATCGCGTCCATCCGGAAGTGGTGGCGGTGATGGGCGAGATGGGCATTGACCTGTCGGCCGAGCAGCCGCAGAAGTTCACCGAGACACTCGCCGCACAGGCGCAATGGCTCATCACGATGGGTTGCGGTGACGAGTGTCCCGTGGTTCCGGGGACGCGAAGAGACGATTGGCCGCTCCCCGATCCCAAGGGCCAACCACCCGCGATCGTGCGCAACATCGTCGACGACATCGACCGGAGAGTGCGGGCGCTGGTCCAGGCCAACGGCTGGCCGTAG
- a CDS encoding DUF839 domain-containing protein, with translation MTTPRREFLYKAALLGGAAVTAPLEALVQQSGVGRLVADDPGYGPLRPVTDETTGVPMLQLPEGFRYRSFGWTGDPLDSGVRTPGGHDGMAAFPGANGTVVLIRNHELSPGIAFDPAIAYDAQAGGGTTNITFDPATGLMTSARTSLAGTLRNCAGGMTPWNSWLTCEETTLGPEDNPALQFKHGYVFDVPVDGRPTMEPLVAMGRFVHEAVAVDPESGIIYETEDQRRSGLYRFTPRSPRRLADGGKLQMLALDGRPRADLRLNQRAGVSLGIHWVDIDQPDKAHADTAARNGGGVFAQGFEKGGAIFGRLEGAWFSDGRVFVTSTDGGNAKMGQVWELDIRNQAIRLIYESPGAEVLNMPDNLVVSPRGGLVLCEDGTANPCVHGLTRDGKIVRFARNNMVLNGERNGFAGDFRNREFAGATFSPDGRWLFLNIQTPGLTLAITGPWERGIL, from the coding sequence ATGACCACCCCCCGTCGAGAGTTTCTTTATAAGGCTGCGCTGCTCGGCGGCGCCGCCGTGACCGCGCCGCTCGAAGCGCTCGTGCAGCAGTCCGGCGTGGGCCGGTTGGTGGCCGATGACCCAGGCTACGGTCCCTTGCGGCCGGTCACCGACGAAACGACCGGCGTGCCGATGCTGCAGCTTCCCGAGGGCTTCCGCTATCGATCGTTTGGCTGGACCGGCGATCCCCTGGACTCCGGCGTGCGGACGCCCGGCGGTCACGACGGGATGGCGGCCTTCCCAGGGGCCAACGGCACCGTCGTCTTGATCCGCAACCACGAGCTGTCGCCCGGCATCGCGTTCGATCCAGCCATTGCCTACGACGCACAGGCAGGCGGCGGCACGACCAACATCACGTTCGACCCAGCCACGGGACTGATGACGAGCGCGCGCACCAGCCTCGCCGGCACGCTTCGCAACTGCGCCGGCGGCATGACGCCCTGGAACAGCTGGCTCACGTGCGAAGAGACGACGCTTGGCCCCGAGGACAACCCGGCCCTCCAGTTCAAGCACGGTTATGTGTTCGACGTCCCGGTCGACGGCCGGCCGACCATGGAACCGCTGGTGGCGATGGGACGCTTCGTGCATGAAGCCGTCGCGGTGGATCCAGAGTCCGGCATCATTTACGAAACTGAGGACCAGCGCCGATCGGGGCTCTATCGGTTCACGCCGCGGTCGCCAAGGCGGCTTGCCGACGGCGGAAAGTTGCAGATGCTGGCCCTCGATGGCCGCCCGCGCGCCGACCTGCGCCTTAACCAGCGCGCTGGGGTCTCCCTCGGCATTCACTGGGTGGACATCGATCAGCCCGACAAGGCGCACGCCGACACGGCCGCCCGCAATGGCGGGGGCGTGTTCGCGCAGGGCTTTGAAAAGGGTGGCGCCATTTTCGGCCGGCTCGAGGGCGCGTGGTTCAGTGATGGCCGCGTGTTCGTCACCAGCACCGACGGCGGCAACGCAAAGATGGGCCAAGTGTGGGAGCTGGACATTCGCAACCAGGCCATCCGCTTGATCTACGAGTCGCCGGGCGCCGAAGTGCTCAACATGCCCGACAACCTGGTCGTCAGCCCGCGCGGCGGACTGGTGTTGTGCGAGGACGGCACCGCCAATCCGTGCGTGCATGGCCTGACCCGTGACGGAAAGATCGTCCGGTTCGCCCGCAACAACATGGTGCTGAACGGCGAGCGCAATGGCTTCGCCGGCGATTTCCGCAATCGCGAGTTTGCCGGCGCCACCTTCAGCCCCGATGGCCGTTGGCTGTTTCTCAACATCCAAACTCCGGGGCTCACGCTGGCCATCACCGGCCCTTGGGAGCGCGGAATTCTCTAG
- a CDS encoding DASS family sodium-coupled anion symporter: MSRTRGLAALVLLYFVLGHLIPPPETITPQGWRQTAIFITVIAGMVTEPLPASALVLMGLTAMAANGIPMRDVLGGFAQPSVWLVIIAMLIAKVMLDCGLARRIALLFVRAVGRTSLGVAYALQMTDVTLASGVPSITARSAGMILPIARSIAELFDSRPGPTGKRLGGFLIAAMYQGSAVACAMFLTGQASNLLGADLALKLVNVEVTWVSWFVAAIVPGLLSCAVVPWIAYRLLKPEVTTTPEAPIFAAGELKKMGPLSRDEWVTLLVFVGVGLMWITSAWHRLDVTFVAMVGIGVLLATGTLTWHAAASERAAWDVFVWYGGMLQMGDLLNRTGSTRVLAENVAGLFAGIPWVVVFIGILIIYFYAHYFFASITAHLLAMFPPFVAVMIGIGVPPQLAVYSLLCTANLTAGLTHYGTTTGPILFGVGYVSRGDWWKVGFFTSVANIVIWLTAGAAWWKWLGFW, from the coding sequence ATGTCGCGCACTCGCGGTTTGGCCGCGCTGGTCCTGCTCTACTTCGTTCTCGGCCACTTGATTCCTCCGCCGGAGACCATCACGCCGCAAGGCTGGCGGCAAACTGCGATCTTCATCACCGTGATCGCCGGCATGGTCACCGAACCCTTACCGGCGTCGGCCCTCGTGTTGATGGGCCTCACCGCCATGGCTGCCAACGGCATCCCCATGCGCGACGTGCTGGGCGGGTTCGCGCAGCCGTCGGTGTGGCTGGTGATCATCGCCATGCTGATCGCCAAGGTGATGCTCGACTGCGGCCTCGCCCGTCGCATTGCCCTGTTGTTCGTCCGCGCGGTCGGCCGCACCTCGCTCGGCGTGGCCTACGCGCTGCAGATGACCGACGTCACGCTCGCCTCGGGCGTGCCGTCGATCACGGCGCGCAGCGCCGGCATGATCCTGCCGATCGCCCGCAGCATCGCGGAGTTGTTTGATTCGCGTCCCGGCCCCACCGGCAAGCGCCTGGGCGGCTTCCTGATCGCCGCGATGTACCAAGGCTCCGCGGTCGCGTGCGCGATGTTCCTCACCGGGCAGGCCAGCAACCTGCTCGGCGCCGACCTGGCGCTGAAGCTCGTCAACGTCGAGGTGACGTGGGTCAGCTGGTTCGTGGCGGCCATCGTGCCCGGCCTGCTGTCGTGCGCGGTCGTGCCGTGGATTGCCTATCGGCTGCTCAAGCCCGAGGTCACCACCACGCCCGAAGCGCCAATCTTTGCCGCCGGCGAGCTCAAGAAGATGGGCCCCCTCAGCCGCGACGAGTGGGTCACGCTGCTCGTGTTCGTCGGCGTCGGGCTGATGTGGATCACCTCGGCGTGGCATCGGCTGGACGTCACGTTCGTGGCCATGGTGGGCATTGGCGTGCTGCTGGCGACGGGCACGCTCACGTGGCACGCGGCCGCGAGCGAGCGCGCCGCCTGGGACGTGTTCGTCTGGTACGGCGGCATGTTGCAAATGGGCGACCTGCTGAACCGGACCGGCTCGACGCGCGTGCTGGCCGAGAACGTCGCGGGCCTCTTCGCCGGCATCCCGTGGGTGGTCGTGTTCATCGGGATCCTGATCATCTACTTCTACGCGCACTACTTCTTCGCCAGCATCACGGCCCACCTGCTGGCCATGTTCCCGCCGTTTGTCGCAGTGATGATCGGCATTGGCGTCCCGCCGCAATTGGCGGTCTACAGCCTGCTGTGCACGGCCAACCTCACCGCCGGCCTCACCCACTACGGTACGACGACGGGCCCGATCCTGTTTGGGGTGGGCTACGTGTCGCGCGGCGACTGGTGGAAGGTAGGCTTCTTCACGTCGGTCGCCAACATCGTGATCTGGCTGACGGCGGGCGCCGCGTGGTGGAAGTGGCTGGGATTCTGGTAG